ATACTTTTTCCGAAATCAGCCGCAGCTAGATGCATTAGTAGGGAATATTATACCGGAAATAATGGCAAGGAAAAGTTCCGGATATCAAAAATTGAGAATATGGAGTGCGGCAGCATCATCCGGTGAAGAAGCATATTCTATTGCAATGATGTTGAATGAAATGATATTACCTAAATATCCAAATCTCTCTGTAGAAATTTTTGGAACCGATATAAATTATGCTGTAATTGAAACTGCACAAAAAGGAATATTTAAAGAATATTCAATTCGCAACACACCACCAATTTATTTGAAAAAATATTTCCAAAAAGTAGATAACAATTTTATTATCGATCCGAAAATTAAAAGTATGGTAAGCTTCAAAGTCCTTAATCTATATGATGAATCGGCAATTAAAACGTTAAATAAATCTGACGTTACATTTTGTGCAAACGTATTAATTTATTTTGATCAAGAATCAAAAATTAAAGTTGTAAATAGTCTTTATAATAATTTAAATCCAGAAGGATATTTATTTATCGGATATTCAGAAACACTGCATGGTATTTCAAAAGCCTTCAGATTAGTAAGTTTTAGTAAAACAATTGGATATAAAAAAGGATAATCAAATGAAAAAGATTATACTAATAGCTGATGATTCTCCAACAATTAGAAAGTTTGTTTCGTTCTCGTTAAAAGCACAAGGCTTTGAAGTTCTTGCCGCTTGCGATGGAATGGAAGCAATAGAATTGCTCCCAACAGCAAGCATTGATTTAATTATAACAGACTTAAACATGCCTAATATGGACGGATTTGAATTAATAAAAGCAATAAGAGAAAATGATGCAAATAAAAATATTCCTATAATAATTCTCTCATCTTTAAAAGGAAGTGAAGAAATTAAGAGAGGATTGGAAACCGGAGCAAACTCATACATGGTGAAACCGTTTGATCCAAAAAGAATTCAATACGAAGTGGCAAAATATATTAACTAAATAAAGAGTACAAAATGGATACAAAATTTTTGGTTGTTGATGATTCCGTTACAATGCGCAGAATTGTTGTTAACACCCTAAAATCTATTGGATATAATTATTATGCAGAAGCTGAACACGGCAGAGATGCTTTGGATAAGCTTGAAACAGATGCTGAAATAAATTTTGTAATAACCGATTGGAACATGCCCGTAATGTCTGGACTTGAACTAACAAAAGCAATTCGCGCAAATTCCAAAACACAAACATTGCCAATCTTGATGGTAACTACTCGAGGTGTTAAGGAAGATATAGTTCAAGCATTACAAGCAAAAGTTTCAAATTATGTTGTAAAGCCATTTACACCACAGATTCTAAAAGATAAGATCGATTTAATATTATCTAACTAAAAGGAAATTAATAATGAGCAAATCGGTAAGAAACTTAAATGATATAATTGGCCGGCTTCACGAGGTAGATAACGTATTTAAATTCGGCGAAAAAATGATTCCGGTAATTGAAGGATTTGTTGCTTTTATTAGTGACTTTATACCTTTCATAGAACAAGTAAGCGGCTCAATTCAAGATTCTAGATCAAAAATACCAGAAGCGTCAAATCAATTAGATAAAGTTACAAATGCTACAGAATTAGCAATGACCGAAGTTTTAGA
The nucleotide sequence above comes from Ignavibacteriota bacterium. Encoded proteins:
- a CDS encoding protein-glutamate O-methyltransferase CheR, with protein sequence MLNSSATLNPNPLSKLSFSFSSQQEQKLSPQSFIEWRKYIYDLCGIYFQDNKKYLLESRLQKRIKHLKIDNFELYLQYLKTNPRREEEKKLLFEAITINETYFFRNQPQLDALVGNIIPEIMARKSSGYQKLRIWSAAASSGEEAYSIAMMLNEMILPKYPNLSVEIFGTDINYAVIETAQKGIFKEYSIRNTPPIYLKKYFQKVDNNFIIDPKIKSMVSFKVLNLYDESAIKTLNKSDVTFCANVLIYFDQESKIKVVNSLYNNLNPEGYLFIGYSETLHGISKAFRLVSFSKTIGYKKG
- a CDS encoding response regulator, which produces MDTKFLVVDDSVTMRRIVVNTLKSIGYNYYAEAEHGRDALDKLETDAEINFVITDWNMPVMSGLELTKAIRANSKTQTLPILMVTTRGVKEDIVQALQAKVSNYVVKPFTPQILKDKIDLILSN
- a CDS encoding response regulator, which encodes MKKIILIADDSPTIRKFVSFSLKAQGFEVLAACDGMEAIELLPTASIDLIITDLNMPNMDGFELIKAIRENDANKNIPIIILSSLKGSEEIKRGLETGANSYMVKPFDPKRIQYEVAKYIN